One Saccharomyces kudriavzevii IFO 1802 strain IFO1802 genome assembly, chromosome: 4 genomic region harbors:
- the CBS2 gene encoding Cbs2p (similar to Saccharomyces cerevisiae CBS2 (YDR197W); ancestral locus Anc_8.405): MSNPIPRVYFLGNSSMTYLLALRIAQLPSQPKVPSIVLLLNDQKKLNRFLSNDSKIVVKSNSSDKEIHHRQFMASCVPPILNNSEIAPIENLIISDASSKFITAQLSKYSRSLKPETNILFLNPSLNLLEYLHRYRWRSDQTRPNLFMGFTSPVEIGTIHQEFQLVIKMKERMKFHIAKIDDFPPMGHVYRKAGPPLIDDRPKNEKENNTLYKLFREMSKLRSGIGSKLVNFDLIIHTFHDLFFIELENLIIESCTEPLLAVYDCVFKKELLKVPGAQDIIHKLIKEQLSIIDQSYSSLKNYPNYSVIFEEERMFNLVIRDLKVNGHKRAKLAQSLRQLNQTNIDELNGYFVTLGKYKKCNCRWNEMILTLIKGKWSIAKQKALDYHYL, translated from the coding sequence ATGTCAAATCCAATACCTAGGGTTTATTTCCTGGGGAACTCTTCCATGACATACCTACTAGCACTAAGAATTGCACAACTCCCGAGCCAACCAAAGGTTCCGTCaattgttcttcttttaaacGACCAGAAGAAACTAAATAGGTTTCTTAGCAATGACTCTAAAATTGTTGTCAAATCAAATAGTagtgataaagaaattcacCATAGGCAGTTTATGGCATCGTGTGTTCCACCTATCCTTAACAATAGTGAAATTGCgccaattgaaaatttaatAATTTCCGatgcttcttcaaaatttataaCTGCTCAACTTTCTAAATATAGTAGATCCTTGAAGCCTGAAACCAACATTCTGTTTTTGAATCCAAGTCTAAATTTATTAGAATATTTGCATAGATATCGATGGCGCTCTGATCAGACAAGACCAAATTTGTTTATGGGGTTCACATCGCCAGTTGAGATTGGAACTATACACCAAGAGTTCCAACTAGTGATAAAGATGAAggaaagaatgaaatttcatatAGCGAAGATTGATGATTTTCCTCCAATGGGCCACGTTTATCGCAAAGCTGGTCCCCCTCTGATAGATGACAGgccaaaaaatgaaaaggaaaacaacACACTTTACAAATTGTTTAGAGAAATGTCCAAACTACGATCCGGTATCGGCTCAAAATTAGTCAATTTTGATCTGATTATCCACACTTTTCACgatttgttcttcattgaattggaaaatttgataataGAAAGTTGCACTGAGCCTTTACTGGCAGTGTACGATTGCGTATTTAAAAAAGAGTTATTGAAAGTTCCTGGTGCGCAAGATATAATTCATAAGCTAATAAAAGAGCAACTATCCATCATTGATCAATCCTACTCATCATTAAAAAACTATCCAAATTACTCTGTCATATttgaggaagaaagaatgtTCAACTTAGTGATAAGAGATTTGAAGGTTAATGGACACAAACGCGCTAAATTGGCACAGTCTTTAAGGCAATTGAATCAAACGAATATTGATGAACTCAACGGATATTTTGTAACGCTTGGTAAGTACAAAAAGTGTAATTGCAGGTGGAATGAAATGATACTGACTTtaataaaaggaaaatggtCAATTGCCAAGCAAAAGGCGCTGGATTATCATTACTTGTAG
- the MSS116 gene encoding ATP-dependent RNA helicase (similar to Saccharomyces cerevisiae MSS116 (YDR194C); ancestral locus Anc_8.402): MLSTVLIRGRTPLLVGRSLSLVVANCNRINWEASRRLYHDERDQKKLGRYQRNDSNSRPRNSRFNSRPRTRSRDDDDEVHFDKSTFSKLIHIPKEDNSIDVTLDSLLEEGVLDKELHKAITRMEFPGLTPVQQKTIKPILSSQEHDVIARAKTGTGKTFAFLIPIFQHLINTKLDSQYMVKAVIVAPTRDLALQIEAEVKKIHDMNYGLKKYACVSLVGGTDFRAAMNKMNKLRPNIVIGTPGRLIDVLEKYSNKFFRFVDYKVLDEADRLLEIGFRDDLETISGLLNEKNSKSADNIKTLMFSATLDDKVQKLANNIMNKSECLFLDTVDKNEPEAHERIDQSVVISEKFANSIFAAVEHIKKQVKERESNYKAIIFAPTVKFTSFLCNILQNEFKKDLPILEFHGKITQNRRTSLVKKFKKDESGILVCTDVGARGMDFPNVHEVLQIGVPSELANYIHRIGRTARSGKEGSSVLFICKDELPFVKELEDAKNIIIAKQENYEPSEEIKTEVLEAMDQETENLSDVIISLISSYRSCIKEYRFSERRILPEIASTYGVLLNDPQLKIPVSRRFLDKLGLSRSPIGRAMFEIRDYSGNRDRSENSYDDDGVESDTSFRGNRNNNRDKRGDYDDEQSERGSYNRRSFSRSNDRNNYSNRSNSRY, from the coding sequence ATGTTGTCTACTGTATTAATAAGGGGTCGCACTCCTCTTCTTGTAGGTAGAAGTCTATCTTTGGTGGTCGCGAATTGCAACCGAATTAATTGGGAAGCTTCAAGAAGACTATATCATGACGAGAGagaccaaaaaaaacttggtAGGTACCAGAGGAACGACAGTAACAGTAGGCCCAGGAACTCTCGTTTTAACTCCCGTCCAAGAACCAGATCCAgggatgatgatgatgaggtGCATTTCGATAAATCCACtttttccaagttgatTCACATCCCGAAAGAAGACAACTCCATAGATGTGACACTAGATTCGTTATTGGAGGAGGGTGTTCTTGATAAGGAACTACATAAAGCTATTACTAGGATGGAGTTTCCTGGTTTGACTCCCGTGCAGCAGAAGACTATAAAACCCATTTTATCCAGTCAAGAACACGATGTTATCGCAAGGGCAAAAACCGGTACAGGTAAGACTTTCGCGTTTTTGATTCCTATTTTCCAGCATTTGATAAATACGAAGCTCGATTCTCAATACATGGTTAAAGCTGTTATTGTTGCACCAACAAGAGATTTGGCCTTACAAATTGAAGctgaagtgaaaaaaatccacGATATGAACTATGGCTTGAAAAAGTATGCCTGTGTCTCCTTAGTAGGTGGTACTGATTTCAGGGCAGCTATGAATAAAATGAATAAGCTGAGACCAAACATTGTTATTGGTACTCCAGGGAGATTGATTGATGTCCtcgaaaaatattcaaacaaatttttcagatttgTCGACTATAAAGTACTCGATGAAGCTGATAGATTATTAGAAATTGGGTTTAGAGATGACTTGGAAACTATTTCTGGtttattgaatgaaaaaaactccAAATCGGCCGATAATATCAAGACTCTAATGTTCTCAGCCACTTTGGATGACAAAGTACAAAAATTGGCAAACAATATCATGAATAAAAGCGAATGTCTCTTTTTAGACACAGTAGACAAGAATGAGCCCGAGGCTCACGAGAGGATTGACCAGTCTGTTGTGATTTCTGAGAAATTTGCCAATAGCATATTTGCCGCTGTGGAGCACATAAAGAAGCAAGTCAAAGAAAGAGAGTCCAATTATAAAGCCATTATATTTGCTCCTACTGTCAAGTTTACCTCCTTTTTGTGTaatattttacaaaatgaattcaaaaaggatTTGCCAATTTTGGAGTTTCATGGTAAAATAACGCAAAATAGGAGAACAAGTTTAGtcaagaaattcaagaaagatgAATCTGGTATTCTGGTCTGTACAGATGTGGGTGCTCGCGGTATGGATTTCCCAAATGTTCATGAAGTTTTACAAATTGGTGTCCCATCCGAATTGGCTAACTATATTCATAGAATTGGTAGAACTGCCAGAAGTGGAAAAGAAGGTTCTTCCGTATTATTCATTTGTAAGGATGAATTGCCATTTGTCAAAGAATTGGAGGATgccaaaaatatcatcatcgcCAAACAGGAAAACTACGAGCCaagtgaagaaataaagacGGAAGTCCTAGAGGCGATGGATcaagaaacagaaaatcTATCAGATGTCATAATTAGTCTAATCTCTTCCTACAGATCTTGCATCAAGGAATACAGATTTTCTGAGAGACGTATATTGCCTGAAATTGCTTCTACTTATGGTGTGCTTTTAAACGATCCTCAATTAAAGATCCCTGTATCCAGAAGATTTTTAGATAAATTAGGGTTAAGCCGCAGTCCAATTGGTAGGGCAATGTTTGAAATTAGAGACTATAGTGGCAATAGAGATAGAAGTGAGAATTCAtacgatgatgatggcgTTGAATCAGACACTTCTTTTAGAGGAAATAGGAACAACAACAGGGATAAAAGAGGAGATTATGATGACGAACAGTCTGAACGCGGCAGTTACAACAGACGTTCATTCTCTCGTAGTAATGATAGAAACAATTATTCCAATAGAAGTAACAGCAGATATTAG
- the REF2 gene encoding RNA-processing protein REF2 (similar to Saccharomyces cerevisiae REF2 (YDR195W); ancestral locus Anc_8.403) produces the protein MSVPVPQLVNISHALQASTIQQIRLDMVDFNKDCKLSSLQLARIDKYIDSLQAALNQFTKDNLHIEQKDEHVTAADVQLYSGLKSMYLDYLNQLIKLKHDKQRHSTPPIANDVSLDFFANQLPKFSSEERKSYIDNLILNKNSHNRLSKMDGLVDAVINLCVLDTSASENVRSYMKLLDTLGFQKGSNNTSAKAKLKKKLTSSKVKIKDSEKEKDRSKTRPKTKLRPSPLLNNDDSTSLPLPSASASSAKKLKSGIFDKNGVNPSTEASTSSSKKKLSFSKYLNKDDAETTKPGTKRSLDLGFKVDEETATAASNIASSSSSVSSSTTAVAVPVSPEEPLKKKTKKSVQEPNIQSVLRNGKPKKTHISNIKFLDDSQLIKVYGDDLPNHGLQVSPAQLKKILKPFREGEPKEVILFEDMSISLKPLDLKFLKNTDTNDYMDISETKGGPIHCETRTPLIYRNNFNHFNPDLNRRPPREPIEFDLNGNANSNPIIAKAFGKNSLLLRKDRGGLPYKHVPIVKRNKYPSRPVR, from the coding sequence ATGTCAGTTCCTGTTCCTCAATTAGTAAATATTTCTCATGCCTTGCAAGCTTCCACTATCCAACAAATTCGTTTGGATATGGTAGATTTTAATAAAGATTGCAAATTATCTTCCCTTCAACTAGCAAGAATTGACAAGTATATCGATTCATTGCAAGCAGCTTTAAATCAATTTACCAAAGACAACTTGCACATCGAACAGAAGGACGAGCATGTGACTGCTGCAGATGTACAACTATATTCCGGTTTAAAATCAATGTATTTAGATTATTTGAACCAGTTAATTAAACTAAAACATGACAAGCAACGCCATTCTACACCTCCCATTGCCAATGATGTTTCATTGGACTTTTTCGCCAACCAGTTGCCCAAGTTTTCTTCcgaagaaaggaaaagctACATTGATAATCTGATCCTGAATAAAAACAGTCATAATCGGTTGTCTAAAATGGACGGTTTGGTGGATGCCGTCATCAACTTATGTGTCTTGGATACTTCCGCTAGTGAAAATGTACGATCTTATATGAAGCTATTAGATACTTTGGGTTTCCAAAAGGGTTCGAACAACACTAGTGCAAAGGCGAAgctcaaaaagaaattaacCAGTtcaaaagtaaaaataaaggattcagaaaaagaaaaagatagGTCCAAAACCAGGCCGAAAACTAAACTAAGACCTTCACCTCTGCTTAATAACGATGACAGCACCTCTTTACCATTGCCTTCTGCATCAGCTTCttcagcaaaaaaattgaaatcgGGCATATTCGATAAGAATGGAGTCAATCCTTCTACAGAAgcttcaacttcttcttccaagaaaaaattatcgTTCTCAAAGTATCTGAATAAAGATGATGCGGAAACTACTAAACCCGGGACCAAACGATCGTTGGATCTGGGCTTTAAGGTCGACGAAGAGACAGCCACAGCAGCGTCTAATATTgcatcgtcttcatcgtcagTATCATCATCGACCACAGCAGTAGCAGTCCCTGTTTCTCCAGAAGAGCccttgaagaagaaaactaaaaaatCGGTACAGGAACCTAATATACAATCAGTTTTGAGAAATGGTaaaccaaagaaaacacaTATAAGTAACATCAAATTTCTGGATGACTCTCAACTAATAAAAGTTTATGGTGATGACCTACCGAACCACGGGCTACAAGTTTCACCTGCCcagttgaaaaagattttgaaaccGTTTAGGGAAGGGGAACCAAAGGAAGTCATACTGTTTGAGGATATGTCAATCTCATTGAAACCTCTGGAtttgaagttcttgaaaaacaCAGACACCAATGATTACATGGACATATCCGAAACCAAAGGTGGCCCGATACACTGCGAAACAAGGACCCCGTTGATCTATAGAAACAATTTCAATCATTTCAATCCGGACTTGAATAGGAGGCCCCCCCGAGAGCCGATAGAATTCGATTTGAATGGAAACGCAAATTCGAATCCTATTATTGCGAAGGCGTTCGGTAAAAATAGTCTATTATTGAGGAAGGATAGAGGTGGTTTGCCGTACAAGCACGTTCCCATAGTAAAAAGGAATAAGTACCCTTCAAGACCCGTACGCTAA
- the CAB5 gene encoding putative dephospho-CoA kinase (similar to Saccharomyces cerevisiae CAB5 (YDR196C); ancestral locus Anc_8.404): MLVVGLTGGIACGKSTVSRRLRDKYKLPIVDADKIARQVVEPGQNAYDQIVAYFDDKIPDLLLEDGNLNRGALGKWVFSHKDDLKALNGITHPAIRYAMFKEIGYYYLKGYRMCVLDVPLLFEGNLDSICGVTISVVCGSQLQLERLMIRNPELSEEDAKNRLDSQMSTEEKKKKSDYILQNDGTLIDLYEQIESVIKKIQPSKLRTVLEYFPPFGVVSASSIVMSRLLMKKLQNKKSSAV, encoded by the coding sequence ATGTTAGTGGTGGGATTAACAGGTGGAATTGCTTGTGGTAAAAGCACGGTGTCGAGGAGATTGAGAGACAAGTATAAATTACCTATTGTTGATGCGGACAAGATTGCTAGGCAAGTAGTGGAGCCAGGCCAAAACGCATATGATCAAATTGTGGCATACTTTGACGACAAAATACCCGATTTACTATTAGAAGATGGAAATTTAAATCGTGGGGCCCTTGGCAAGTGGGTTTTCAGCCATAAAGACGACTTAAAAGCCCTAAACGGAATAACGCATCCTGCGATAAGGTATGCTATGTTCAAGGAAATTGGCTACTACTATTTGAAGGGATACAGAATGTGTGTGTTGGATGTACCGCTTCTGTTTGAAGGAAATCTGGATTCAATATGTGGAGTTACTATAAGCGTAGTTTGCGGATCCCAATTGCAACTAGAAAGATTAATGATAAGGAATCCTGAGCTCAGTGAAGAAGATGCGAAAAATAGGCTCGATAGCCAAATGAGTactgaggaaaaaaagaagaagtcaGATTATATCTTGCAAAATGACGGCACATTGATTGATTTATACGAACAAATTGAAAGCgtcataaaaaaaattcaaccaagtAAATTAAGAACTGTTCTGGAGTATTTTCCACCTTTTGGTGTCGTAAGTGCCAGTAGTATCGTTATGTCGAGGTTACTGATGAAGAAACTTCAAAATAAGAAGTCTTCAGCCGTATAG
- the RKM2 gene encoding protein-lysine N-methyltransferase (similar to Saccharomyces cerevisiae RKM2 (YDR198C); ancestral locus Anc_8.406) — MDGKVDSLLRWLKKSDKFYIAQNINISESPESGRGIVLSHDSVKKNDVIISVPSSKQLNFHTILYHISKFNKELNIPGVTIDRNLTDSEESTIAGESRGPIDPRFELYSQLSRDYLLNLSSFQLISFYILVENYLLPKWTHNEIHSDWKPFFDIWPFKEELRSIPAIWNCEPNSQCRPLIEYLPTASRNHMIRISELVREDWKTISEVIFDWNKVCNSTSGIKSSEKLTSNELFSLFLHVYFVINSRCLYAEIPLKMEDRSSNFTLVPYVDFLNHICEVDLHCYPQLNALLKSEGEEIIGIGQFSIRCGEYYYNNINEELFLNYGAHSNDFLLNEYGFVVSENKWNYLDISNDIIELINDDKEEVKTFLVEHDYWGDYTINGGDISYRILVALSYYLTRDKRRVQKFIEGYISEDYFKPKISSILKVLLAGLSVKFTETLNQLTKQADNAEDKLCLQNVITIYAGYIKILERNLQTL, encoded by the coding sequence ATGGATGGAAAGGTTGACTCATTGTTAAGATggctaaaaaaatcagataAATTTTATATAGCGCAAAATATCAACATCAGCGAGTCACCAGAATCGGGCAGAGGAATCGTCCTCAGCCACGACTctgtcaaaaaaaatgatgtcATTATATCTGTACCAAGCTCGAAGCAACTAAATTTTCACACAATCCTGTATCATATTTCAAAGTTCAATAAAGAGCTCAATATTCCTGGCGTCACAATCGATAGAAACCTGACCGACAGCGAGGAGAGCACTATCGCTGGGGAAAGTAGAGGTCCAATAGACCCGAGATTCGAACTTTATTCTCAATTGTCGAGGGACTACTTGCTGaatttatcatcatttcaATTGATATCATTTTACATATTGGTGGAAAACTATTTATTACCAAAATGGACTCATAATGAAATTCACTCAGATTGGaaaccattttttgatatatggCCTTTTAAGGAAGAGCTGCGGTCCATTCCAGCTATTTGGAATTGTGAACCAAACTCACAGTGCCGCCCGCTGATAGAATACCTACCGACTGCTTCACGGAACCATATGATAAGAATCAGCGAACTTGTCAGGGAAGACTGGAAGACTATTTCAGAAGTAATTTTTGACTGGAACAAAGTTTGTAACTCAACAAGTGGAATTAAAAGCTCTGAGAAACTTACCAGTAATGAATTATTTTCCCTATTTCTACATGTCTATTTCGTTATAAATTCAAGATGCCTTTATGCCGAAATTCCGTTGAAAATGGAGGACCGTTCGAGCAATTTCACTTTAGTACCATATGTTGATTTCCTTAACCACATTTGCGAGGTAGATTTACATTGCTATCCTCAATTAAATGCTCTGTTGAAATCAGAAGGAGAGGAAATTATTGGAATTGGGCAATTCAGCATTAGATGTGGCGAATACTATTACAACAATATCAATGAggaactttttttgaattatgGTGCCCACTCCAACGATTTCCTATTGAACGAGTATGGATTCGTAGTAAGTGAAAACAAATGGAATTACCTAGATATCTCTAATGATATAATTGAACTAATAAACGACGATAAAGAGGAGGTCAAAACGTTTTTAGTAGAACATGATTATTGGGGAGATTACACAATCAATGGGGGTGATATAAGTTATAGAATACTAGTAGCTTTGAGCTATTATCTAACTCGAGACAAAAGAAGGGTTCAAAAGTTTATTGAAGGGTACATATCAGAAGATTACttcaaaccaaaaatatcttcaattttaaaaGTATTATTGGCTGGATTAAGTGTAAAATTTACGGAAACTCTGAACCAGTTGACAAAACAAGCAGATAATGCCGAGGATAAACTATGTTTGCAGAACGTCATTACCATATACGCAGGGTATATAAAGATTCTTGAACGAAACTTGCAAACCCTATAA